In Leisingera sp. NJS204, the DNA window GCGGCTTGGGGCTGAGCACCAAAGTGTCAAGATCACCAAACCACGGCTTGCTGACGGACCCTTGGGTTTCGCAGGCAAAGCGGTAGCCTTCGGTCTTGCCGTATGCGATTACCGGGGCGAAGTCCTGGATCGCCGGATTGCCGCCGGAGATCGACACCGTCAATGGCTTGCCGCCGGACAGGCGGCGCACTTCGCCCATGACTTCCTCTGGCGTCATCACCGCCCAGTCGTGGCGGTTGGCGCTGTCCACCGCATGCATGCTGTCGCACCAGGAACAGCGGTAATCACAGCCGCCGGCGCGCACAAACACTGTGGGCTCCCCGATCAAAGCGCCTTCGCCTTGGATGGTGGGGCCGAAGATTTCGGCAATGCGCAGGGATGTCATGGCCGGTACTCCGCCCAGGTCTTGGGGGTCTCCGAGACTTTCACCGCAGCAACCTCAGGCCAGCGCGCATGGCACCAGTCATAGAAATGCTTGGCCATGTTTTCAGCCGTTGAATGCCCCTCCAGCACGTCGTTCAGATGCCGGTGGTCAAAGGTCCCGTCGATGTATTCTTTCAGCGGTTTCAGCTCATGATAGTCGCGCACAAAGCCATCCGCGTTCAGCTCCTTGGCCGTCAGTTCCACCACCACCACGTAGTTGTGCCCATGCAGCCGGGCGCATTGGTGGTCAGTCGGCAGATGGGTCAGCTGATGCGAGGCGGAGAAATGGAACTCCTTGGTGATCCGGAACATCAGGCACCGTCCTTGGCGGCAATCGCCTGCTGCCAGAAATCGGGGTCGGCGTAATCCGTCGGATCCTCGGCACCGGCCAGATGAAATGCCTCGCGCCGTTCCACGCAGGTACCGCAGCGCCCGCAGTGCTTTTCGCCGCCCTTGTAGCAGGACCATGTATCGGCAAACGGTGTGTTGTGCTTGGCGCCGGCGGTGACAATGTCGGCCTTGGAGCGGTGCACAAACGGGGTGTAAAGCCGCACGTCGGCATAGCCATCCAACGCCGCCCGCTGCATCGCGT includes these proteins:
- the queD gene encoding 6-carboxytetrahydropterin synthase QueD, producing MFRITKEFHFSASHQLTHLPTDHQCARLHGHNYVVVVELTAKELNADGFVRDYHELKPLKEYIDGTFDHRHLNDVLEGHSTAENMAKHFYDWCHARWPEVAAVKVSETPKTWAEYRP
- the queE gene encoding 7-carboxy-7-deazaguanine synthase QueE; amino-acid sequence: MTSLRIAEIFGPTIQGEGALIGEPTVFVRAGGCDYRCSWCDSMHAVDSANRHDWAVMTPEEVMGEVRRLSGGKPLTVSISGGNPAIQDFAPVIAYGKTEGYRFACETQGSVSKPWFGDLDTLVLSPKPPSSGERVDWKAFDLCLEAAKGCGQTVIKIVIFDDKDYAWAKAAAERHPGLPLYLQPGNPEVDPSLPVDLNQATDRLLWLIEKVTGDRWFTPRVLPQLHVLVWGNKRGV